In a single window of the Flavobacterium sp. W4I14 genome:
- a CDS encoding fructokinase (product_source=KO:K00847; cath_funfam=3.40.1190.20; cog=COG0524; ko=KO:K00847; pfam=PF00294; superfamily=53613) has translation MQNKVITIGEILWDVFPEGKKAGGSSMNVALNLHKQSIDSSFISAIGDDENGKELFDFLASNHFANDLIQVNAELPTSTVVVQLDENHQATYTIKQPVAWDDIKITEENIAAVKQADALVYCSLTCRAEESKNTILTLLENAKTKIFDINLRAPFYTKELIEALLAKADILKINEDEILWVKEAFALTGNTDEQLLKQLSSQFNIEIICLTLGDKGACVLKDGKLFKHAGYKVQVVDTVGAGDAFLATFIACYLQGYPMETTLDNACKVGAFVASQPGANPEYNKKIYHMALG, from the coding sequence ATGCAAAATAAAGTAATCACAATTGGCGAAATACTCTGGGATGTTTTTCCAGAGGGTAAAAAAGCTGGCGGCTCGAGCATGAACGTTGCGCTTAATTTACACAAACAAAGTATAGATAGCAGTTTTATTAGCGCAATTGGTGATGATGAAAATGGAAAAGAGCTATTCGATTTTCTAGCCAGCAATCATTTTGCAAATGATCTGATTCAAGTAAACGCCGAATTACCAACCAGTACGGTTGTGGTGCAGTTGGATGAAAACCATCAGGCCACTTATACAATTAAACAACCTGTAGCATGGGATGACATCAAAATCACAGAGGAAAACATAGCTGCCGTAAAACAAGCCGATGCCTTAGTATATTGCAGCTTAACCTGTAGAGCGGAAGAATCTAAAAACACTATCCTTACGCTTTTAGAAAATGCAAAGACTAAAATCTTTGACATAAACCTACGCGCTCCTTTTTATACAAAAGAATTAATTGAAGCGCTTTTGGCAAAAGCGGATATCCTAAAAATAAATGAAGATGAAATTTTATGGGTGAAAGAAGCGTTTGCTTTAACTGGCAATACCGATGAGCAACTTTTAAAGCAACTTTCCAGTCAGTTTAATATCGAAATCATCTGTCTCACACTTGGTGATAAAGGCGCCTGTGTGTTAAAAGATGGCAAGTTGTTTAAACATGCTGGTTACAAAGTACAAGTGGTTGATACAGTTGGTGCAGGCGATGCCTTTTTAGCCACATTTATTGCCTGTTATCTACAAGGCTACCCTATGGAGACCACATTAGATAACGCCTGCAAAGTTGGGGCATTTGTAGCCTCTCAACCTGGCGCAAATCCAGAGTACAATAAAAAGATTTACCATATGGCATTGGGTTAA
- a CDS encoding maltose O-acetyltransferase (product_source=KO:K00661; cath_funfam=2.160.10.10; cog=COG0110; ko=KO:K00661; pfam=PF12464,PF14602; smart=SM01266; superfamily=51161) — protein sequence MENNILSEKEKMLAGKAYQAGGEELSKERLKAREIVFEFNNLAPKFIKQRKELLKRLFGKTERMFYVEPPFRCDYGYNIEIGDNFYANFNLVILDCAKVRIGNSVFIAPNVAIYTAGHPIHAHLRDQEYEWAQEVTIGNSVWIGGNVVINPGVKIGSNVVIGSGSIVTRDIPDHVFAAGNPCRVIRQLTDADKDYYYKDFKLGE from the coding sequence ATGGAAAACAATATCCTTAGTGAAAAAGAAAAAATGCTGGCCGGCAAAGCTTATCAGGCTGGCGGCGAAGAACTATCAAAAGAAAGATTAAAAGCACGTGAAATTGTTTTCGAGTTTAATAACCTCGCACCGAAATTTATCAAGCAAAGAAAAGAGTTATTAAAAAGGTTATTCGGAAAAACAGAACGGATGTTTTATGTGGAACCTCCATTTAGATGCGATTATGGCTACAACATCGAAATCGGTGATAATTTTTACGCAAATTTTAACCTTGTTATTTTGGATTGTGCCAAGGTACGCATTGGTAATAGCGTTTTTATTGCACCAAATGTGGCTATTTATACCGCAGGCCATCCTATTCATGCACATTTACGCGATCAGGAATATGAATGGGCACAGGAAGTAACCATCGGGAATAGTGTTTGGATCGGCGGAAATGTAGTAATTAATCCCGGGGTAAAAATTGGGTCGAATGTCGTAATCGGATCAGGTAGTATTGTAACCAGGGATATTCCGGATCATGTTTTTGCCGCAGGAAATCCATGTAGGGTAATCCGCCAGTTAACAGATGCTGATAAGGATTATTATTATAAGGATTTTAAGTTGGGGGAGTAA
- a CDS encoding Ca-activated chloride channel family protein (product_source=KO:K07114; cath_funfam=3.40.50.410; cog=COG4867; ko=KO:K07114; pfam=PF13519; smart=SM00327; superfamily=53300), producing MRGFRFSDYKPGDTPQGGFDELLKLFSELLNYTAGDAAEALSWLNELDKQYKLTNNDYGIGNFIDDLKDKGYLTEDNQSGEFKITAKTEQTIRKSALDEIFGKLKKSGRGNHNSNQSGIGEEKNADRREYSFGDSLDQIDMTASIHNAQINHGIGDFTLTDRDLEVEEKDFKTLTSTVLMIDISHSMILYGEDRITPAKKVAMALAELIKTKYPKDTLDIVVFGNDAWPISVKDLPYLQVGPYHTNTYAGLELAADLLRRRKTHNKQIFMITDGKPTCLKENGKYYKNSMGLDRKVINKTLNMAAQCKRLKIPITTFMIAKDPYLQQFVRQFTEINGGRAFYSSLNGLGEYIFEDYIKNRRKTVK from the coding sequence ATGAGAGGTTTTCGTTTTTCTGATTATAAGCCGGGCGATACGCCACAGGGTGGGTTCGATGAGTTGCTGAAATTATTTAGCGAACTGCTAAATTATACTGCTGGAGATGCAGCAGAGGCTTTAAGCTGGCTGAATGAACTCGACAAACAATATAAACTAACCAATAATGATTATGGCATTGGTAATTTTATTGACGACCTGAAAGACAAAGGTTATCTTACGGAAGACAATCAATCTGGGGAATTTAAAATAACGGCCAAAACCGAGCAGACCATCCGCAAATCGGCCCTTGATGAAATTTTTGGGAAACTAAAAAAGTCAGGGCGGGGAAACCACAACAGTAACCAATCAGGAATTGGTGAAGAAAAAAATGCCGATAGACGAGAATATAGTTTTGGGGATAGTTTGGATCAGATTGATATGACTGCTTCTATCCACAATGCGCAGATTAACCACGGTATTGGCGATTTCACCTTAACCGATCGCGATCTGGAAGTAGAGGAAAAGGATTTTAAAACCTTAACATCTACCGTATTAATGATCGATATTTCGCACTCGATGATTTTATACGGCGAGGATAGAATTACCCCTGCAAAAAAAGTTGCGATGGCTTTGGCCGAGCTGATTAAAACGAAATACCCTAAAGATACTTTAGATATTGTGGTTTTCGGAAATGATGCCTGGCCAATTAGCGTGAAAGACCTGCCTTATTTACAGGTTGGCCCTTATCATACCAATACCTATGCGGGCTTAGAATTAGCTGCTGATTTACTCCGTCGAAGAAAAACACATAATAAGCAGATTTTCATGATTACCGACGGAAAACCAACCTGCTTAAAAGAAAATGGCAAGTACTATAAAAACAGTATGGGTCTGGATAGGAAGGTAATTAATAAAACCTTAAACATGGCTGCCCAATGTAAGCGCCTAAAAATTCCGATTACTACATTTATGATTGCCAAAGACCCTTACCTGCAACAGTTTGTGCGCCAGTTTACCGAAATTAATGGCGGCAGGGCTTTTTATAGCTCGTTAAACGGTTTGGGCGAATACATTTTTGAAGATTATATTAAAAACAGACGTAAGACAGTTAAATAA
- a CDS encoding hypothetical protein (product_source=Hypo-rule applied; cath_funfam=2.40.10.240; cleavage_site_network=SignalP-noTM): protein MKNIFIIIFSLLLFASCNYASNPNDQPIAYQKNGLSFLLPNKYWKVKKDRTVEGAQGTRIISIENDEPLSKDAYLILTQINEDLNLNSFLETTIRSCRSSYQQRKITFGLLDTARNVRIGNKEVLGVGFETSVIATRNIGSITLFKLKGKTYSFIFSGEATEARLHQKQLDSMISSFKVI, encoded by the coding sequence GTGAAAAATATATTTATAATAATTTTTTCTTTATTGCTATTCGCTTCTTGCAATTACGCTTCAAACCCTAATGACCAACCCATCGCTTATCAAAAAAATGGATTGAGTTTCCTGTTGCCCAATAAATATTGGAAGGTTAAAAAAGACAGAACGGTTGAAGGAGCGCAAGGGACCCGTATAATCTCTATAGAGAATGATGAGCCCTTAAGCAAGGATGCTTATTTGATTTTGACGCAAATAAATGAAGACCTTAATCTAAACTCATTTCTTGAAACAACCATTCGTTCCTGCAGAAGTAGTTATCAGCAAAGAAAGATAACTTTTGGATTGCTCGATACCGCCCGTAATGTTAGAATAGGAAATAAAGAAGTGCTTGGGGTAGGTTTTGAAACTTCAGTCATTGCAACTAGAAATATTGGTAGCATCACTCTTTTTAAACTAAAGGGTAAAACCTATTCTTTTATATTCAGTGGCGAAGCAACGGAAGCCAGACTTCATCAAAAACAACTCGATTCGATGATCAGCTCGTTTAAAGTAATTTAA
- a CDS encoding ketosteroid isomerase-like protein (product_source=COG4319; cath_funfam=2.30.30.40; cleavage_site_network=SignalP-noTM; cog=COG4319; pfam=PF14534; superfamily=54427), translating into MKRILVIALFLVSFSAFAQNAKDKQAILNLLEKQRSDWNKGDVEAFMQGYEKSDSLLFVGKSGPTYGWQKTLDNYKKGYPDKSAMGFLVFGIKKVDFLKPDLAFVLGSWNVKREKDELKGYFTLLIKKIKGEWKVVADHSS; encoded by the coding sequence ATGAAAAGAATACTTGTAATTGCATTGTTTTTAGTTTCCTTTAGCGCTTTTGCTCAAAATGCGAAGGATAAACAGGCCATACTTAATTTACTCGAAAAGCAACGTTCAGATTGGAACAAAGGTGATGTTGAAGCCTTTATGCAGGGTTATGAAAAATCGGATAGTTTACTTTTTGTAGGTAAAAGCGGACCAACTTATGGCTGGCAGAAAACATTGGATAATTATAAAAAAGGCTATCCGGATAAATCGGCAATGGGTTTTTTAGTGTTTGGAATTAAAAAGGTCGATTTTTTAAAGCCCGATTTGGCTTTTGTACTGGGCAGCTGGAATGTTAAACGCGAAAAGGATGAACTTAAAGGATATTTTACCCTGTTAATTAAAAAAATTAAGGGCGAATGGAAAGTAGTTGCTGATCATAGTTCATAA